Proteins from one Cryptomeria japonica chromosome 4, Sugi_1.0, whole genome shotgun sequence genomic window:
- the LOC131030490 gene encoding glucan endo-1,3-beta-D-glucosidase isoform X2 — MKNSVMREWLLVLTACVLCMSLSEAIGVNYGTLGDNLPPPSQVAKFLQTTNIDRVKLFGADPAILQAFANTNIGVVVAVANDEIVGLSKLGVAQEWVKNNVAPSVPDTKIIAISVGNEVLSTGDKNLIAHLVPAMQNLHTALVGASLDKQIKVSTPHSLGILAASEPPSIGRFRRGYDRVIIKPLLNFLRTTGAPFMVNPYPYFGFTAKTLDYALFKPNPGVFDKNTGITYTNMFVAQLDAVYSAMKLLGFSDVDIVVAETGWPSLGDIDQPAVNMENALSYNGNLVKFVTSNVGTPLMPNRTFETYIFALFNEDLKPGSTAERNFGLFKPDMTMVYDVGLMKAQNTSPAPSTGTPVAPVTPVTPVTPVTPVPVTPTTPATQKYWCVAKPDVDQKTLQQNIDYACGQGVDCTPIQPGGACFNPNTIAAHATYAMNAFYQSSARNNYDCYFGNTALLTQEDPSYGECVYQAV, encoded by the exons ATGAAGAACTCTGTAATGAGAGAATGGCTGCTAGTGCTGACTGCTTGTGTGCTCTGCATGTCTCTTTCAG AAGCCATAGGTGTCAACTATGGAACACTTGGGGATAATCTGCCACCTCCCAGCCAAGTGGCGAAGTTCCTTCAGACCACTAATATTGACAGAGTGAAGCTGTTTGGTGCAGATCCTGCTATTTTACAGGCCTTTGCAAATACCAACATTGGGGTAGTTGTGGCGGTGGCTAATGATGAAATTGTAGGGCTTAGTAAGCTGGGTGTAGCTCAGGAATGGGTGAAGAACAATGTAGCTCCCAGTGTTCCAGACACAAAGATCATTGCTATATCTGTGGGAAATGAGGTTTTGTCCACTGGAGATAAAAATCTCATAGCCCATCTTGTCCCTGCTATGCAGAACCTTCATACTGCTCTGGTTGGAGCTTCCCTGGATAAACAGATAAAGGTTTCAACTCCTCATTCTTTGGGCATTTTGGCTGCCTCTGAGCCACCTTCCATAGGACGTTTCCGCCGTGGGTATGATAGGGTTATTATTAAGCCATTGCTAAACTTCCTTAGAACCACCGGTGCCCCTTTCATGGTCAATCCTTACCCCTACTTTGGTTTCACTGCCAAGACCTTGGACTATGCTCTGTTTAAGCCAAATCCTGGAGTGTTTGACAAAAACACTGGTATTACCTATACAAACATGTTTGTTGCTCAGTTGGATGCGGTCTACTCGGCTATGAAGCTTCTAGGGTTTTCAGACGTTGATATTGTAGTGGCAGAAACAGGGTGGCCTTCATTAGGAGATATTGATCAGCCCGCTGTGAATATGGAGAATGCTTTATCATATAATGGAAATCTCGTCAAGTTTGTGACTTCCAATGTGGGAACTCCATTGATGCCTAATAGGACCTTCGAAACTTACATCTTTGCTCTCTTCAATGAAGATCTCAAGCCTGGTTCCACTGCAGAACGTAACTTTGGACTTTTCAAGCCAGATATGACCATGGTCTACGACGTTGGCTTGATGAAGGCTCAG AATACAAGTCCTGCACCTTCTACGGGCACACCGGTGGCACCAGTGACACCAGTAACACCAGTGACACCAGTTACACCAGTACCAGTAACACCCACCACCCCAGCAACTCAGAAGTACTGGTGTGTTGCAAAACCAGATGTAGATCAGAAAACTCTGCAACAAAATATAGATTATGCATGTGGGCAGGGAGTGGACTGTACTCCCATTCAGCCAggaggtgcctgctttaatcctaACACCATTGCAGCTCATGCAACTTATGCAATGAATGCATTCTACCAATCCTCTGCTCGCAATAATTATGATTGCTACTTCGGCAATACAGCACTTCTTACACAGGAAGATCCCA GTTATGGGGAGTGTGTATATCAAGCAGTGTAG
- the LOC131030490 gene encoding glucan endo-1,3-beta-D-glucosidase isoform X1: protein MKNSVMREWLLVLTACVLCMSLSAEAIGVNYGTLGDNLPPPSQVAKFLQTTNIDRVKLFGADPAILQAFANTNIGVVVAVANDEIVGLSKLGVAQEWVKNNVAPSVPDTKIIAISVGNEVLSTGDKNLIAHLVPAMQNLHTALVGASLDKQIKVSTPHSLGILAASEPPSIGRFRRGYDRVIIKPLLNFLRTTGAPFMVNPYPYFGFTAKTLDYALFKPNPGVFDKNTGITYTNMFVAQLDAVYSAMKLLGFSDVDIVVAETGWPSLGDIDQPAVNMENALSYNGNLVKFVTSNVGTPLMPNRTFETYIFALFNEDLKPGSTAERNFGLFKPDMTMVYDVGLMKAQNTSPAPSTGTPVAPVTPVTPVTPVTPVPVTPTTPATQKYWCVAKPDVDQKTLQQNIDYACGQGVDCTPIQPGGACFNPNTIAAHATYAMNAFYQSSARNNYDCYFGNTALLTQEDPSYGECVYQAV, encoded by the exons ATGAAGAACTCTGTAATGAGAGAATGGCTGCTAGTGCTGACTGCTTGTGTGCTCTGCATGTCTCTTTCAG CAGAAGCCATAGGTGTCAACTATGGAACACTTGGGGATAATCTGCCACCTCCCAGCCAAGTGGCGAAGTTCCTTCAGACCACTAATATTGACAGAGTGAAGCTGTTTGGTGCAGATCCTGCTATTTTACAGGCCTTTGCAAATACCAACATTGGGGTAGTTGTGGCGGTGGCTAATGATGAAATTGTAGGGCTTAGTAAGCTGGGTGTAGCTCAGGAATGGGTGAAGAACAATGTAGCTCCCAGTGTTCCAGACACAAAGATCATTGCTATATCTGTGGGAAATGAGGTTTTGTCCACTGGAGATAAAAATCTCATAGCCCATCTTGTCCCTGCTATGCAGAACCTTCATACTGCTCTGGTTGGAGCTTCCCTGGATAAACAGATAAAGGTTTCAACTCCTCATTCTTTGGGCATTTTGGCTGCCTCTGAGCCACCTTCCATAGGACGTTTCCGCCGTGGGTATGATAGGGTTATTATTAAGCCATTGCTAAACTTCCTTAGAACCACCGGTGCCCCTTTCATGGTCAATCCTTACCCCTACTTTGGTTTCACTGCCAAGACCTTGGACTATGCTCTGTTTAAGCCAAATCCTGGAGTGTTTGACAAAAACACTGGTATTACCTATACAAACATGTTTGTTGCTCAGTTGGATGCGGTCTACTCGGCTATGAAGCTTCTAGGGTTTTCAGACGTTGATATTGTAGTGGCAGAAACAGGGTGGCCTTCATTAGGAGATATTGATCAGCCCGCTGTGAATATGGAGAATGCTTTATCATATAATGGAAATCTCGTCAAGTTTGTGACTTCCAATGTGGGAACTCCATTGATGCCTAATAGGACCTTCGAAACTTACATCTTTGCTCTCTTCAATGAAGATCTCAAGCCTGGTTCCACTGCAGAACGTAACTTTGGACTTTTCAAGCCAGATATGACCATGGTCTACGACGTTGGCTTGATGAAGGCTCAG AATACAAGTCCTGCACCTTCTACGGGCACACCGGTGGCACCAGTGACACCAGTAACACCAGTGACACCAGTTACACCAGTACCAGTAACACCCACCACCCCAGCAACTCAGAAGTACTGGTGTGTTGCAAAACCAGATGTAGATCAGAAAACTCTGCAACAAAATATAGATTATGCATGTGGGCAGGGAGTGGACTGTACTCCCATTCAGCCAggaggtgcctgctttaatcctaACACCATTGCAGCTCATGCAACTTATGCAATGAATGCATTCTACCAATCCTCTGCTCGCAATAATTATGATTGCTACTTCGGCAATACAGCACTTCTTACACAGGAAGATCCCA GTTATGGGGAGTGTGTATATCAAGCAGTGTAG